The following are encoded together in the Capsulimonas corticalis genome:
- a CDS encoding ABC transporter substrate-binding protein, giving the protein MNLSISRRQFLKTATFAAGALLAGCGPKGAPGARVTLTQWYHQYGETGTQDAVLRYAREYTKQHPGIAVRVIWIPGDYSTKLGTALLTRNGPDVFESTLSEPMVTAGEVAPLDDLFTPEIRADFNPKDLEINSVGGRIYGVKMFDDTAALYYRKSLLEKAGVDPPRTMDALIAAVKKLNTDDRKGLFVGNDGGVGSLINIAPWSAGSDFLVDGHIVFDNPRTAAAYEKVLELNATGALLLGAPTDWYDPSALTQGLAAMQWTGLWAYPAIRKALGDDVGVLPWPALDAQGTPATFLGGWSSMVNAQSPNVDEAKKYVKWLWIERADLQKDWCLSYGFHVPARPSVARTADALRATVPQTAAHNMTVYGHALPPSWNSAMNTALTDAATHILKEGRPAAGELANAARKCEIVLRRMQE; this is encoded by the coding sequence ATGAATTTGTCCATCAGTCGCCGCCAGTTTTTGAAGACGGCGACGTTCGCCGCCGGCGCGCTGCTGGCCGGCTGCGGCCCGAAGGGCGCGCCCGGCGCGCGCGTCACGCTGACCCAGTGGTACCACCAATATGGCGAGACCGGCACGCAGGACGCCGTGCTGCGCTACGCCCGCGAGTACACAAAACAGCATCCCGGCATCGCCGTGCGCGTCATCTGGATCCCCGGCGACTACAGCACCAAGCTCGGGACGGCGCTGCTGACGCGCAACGGTCCGGATGTCTTCGAAAGCACTCTGTCCGAGCCGATGGTCACGGCGGGCGAGGTCGCGCCGCTGGATGATCTCTTCACGCCGGAGATCCGCGCGGACTTCAACCCTAAGGACCTGGAGATCAACTCCGTCGGCGGCAGGATCTACGGCGTGAAGATGTTCGATGACACCGCCGCGCTCTACTACCGCAAAAGCCTGCTGGAGAAGGCGGGCGTGGACCCGCCGCGGACGATGGATGCGCTGATCGCCGCCGTCAAGAAGCTCAATACGGACGACCGTAAGGGGCTGTTCGTCGGCAACGACGGCGGCGTCGGCTCGCTGATCAATATCGCCCCATGGTCGGCCGGCAGCGATTTTCTCGTGGACGGTCATATTGTGTTCGACAACCCACGCACGGCGGCGGCTTATGAGAAAGTACTGGAGCTGAACGCGACAGGCGCTCTCTTACTTGGCGCCCCGACGGACTGGTACGACCCATCCGCGCTCACCCAGGGCCTCGCCGCCATGCAGTGGACTGGCCTTTGGGCGTACCCGGCGATCCGCAAGGCGCTGGGCGACGACGTCGGCGTCCTCCCCTGGCCCGCGCTCGACGCGCAGGGGACGCCCGCCACCTTCCTGGGCGGCTGGTCCTCCATGGTGAACGCGCAAAGCCCGAATGTCGACGAGGCGAAGAAGTACGTGAAGTGGCTCTGGATCGAGCGCGCCGATCTCCAAAAAGACTGGTGCCTCTCCTACGGCTTCCACGTGCCCGCGCGCCCCAGCGTGGCGCGCACCGCCGACGCCCTGCGCGCCACGGTCCCACAGACGGCGGCCCACAACATGACCGTCTACGGCCACGCGTTGCCGCCCTCTTGGAACAGCGCCATGAACACCGCGCTTACCGACGCCGCGACCCACATCCTCAAGGAAGGCCGCCCCGCCGCCGGAGAGCTTGCGAACGCGGCGCGAAAATGCGAGATCGTGCTGCGGCGGATGCAGGAGTAA
- a CDS encoding LacI family DNA-binding transcriptional regulator, with protein MLKKNVNISELAARLGLSKGSVSRILNDPQAPFAPETRRRVMAMAAELEYRPNAIARALATGQTGSVAFWLRDLSTTYNAHVAQAFETQIEAAGYHLFIRLYGGGGEDDGKPFPQMTPENADGIVTHGAPPRGWTSMAQSASRPAPLVLTGAIMDPEAIDWVGIDFYGVSRAAVEHLLAPGRKRVALLTPHNMRDDRRVAYMDVMAEAGLPPEVIEAGGESRSDVRRSLAEYIDAHGYPEAMFCHNDDAAIAACRVLRDLGLQTPGDVALVGCDGIEDIEYLTTPLSTIVLPIDEMCALAWRYLKRRMQEPDAPPQRITLQPALALRASSGVS; from the coding sequence ATGCTCAAAAAGAACGTCAACATCAGCGAACTCGCCGCGCGGCTTGGGCTTTCCAAAGGGAGCGTGTCCCGGATTCTCAACGATCCGCAGGCGCCGTTCGCACCGGAGACGCGCCGGCGCGTGATGGCGATGGCGGCGGAATTGGAGTATCGCCCCAACGCCATCGCGCGCGCTCTGGCGACCGGTCAGACGGGGAGCGTCGCCTTCTGGCTGCGCGATCTCAGCACGACCTACAACGCGCACGTCGCGCAGGCGTTTGAGACGCAGATTGAGGCGGCGGGTTACCATCTGTTCATTCGCCTTTATGGCGGGGGCGGCGAGGACGACGGCAAGCCGTTTCCGCAGATGACGCCCGAGAACGCCGATGGGATCGTGACCCACGGCGCGCCGCCAAGAGGCTGGACCAGCATGGCGCAGAGCGCGTCGCGCCCCGCGCCGCTGGTGCTCACGGGCGCGATCATGGACCCAGAGGCGATCGATTGGGTGGGGATTGATTTCTACGGCGTCTCCCGCGCGGCCGTGGAGCATCTGCTCGCGCCGGGCCGTAAGCGCGTCGCGCTGCTGACGCCGCATAACATGCGCGATGACCGGCGGGTGGCGTACATGGATGTGATGGCCGAAGCCGGCCTTCCGCCGGAGGTGATCGAAGCGGGCGGCGAATCCCGCTCGGATGTGCGCCGGTCGCTGGCGGAGTATATCGACGCGCACGGATATCCCGAGGCGATGTTCTGTCATAACGATGACGCCGCCATCGCCGCCTGCCGCGTGCTGCGCGATCTGGGGCTTCAGACCCCCGGGGATGTCGCGCTCGTCGGCTGCGACGGCATTGAAGACATCGAATACCTGACGACGCCGCTCAGCACGATCGTGCTGCCGATCGACGAGATGTGCGCGCTCGCCTGGCGATACTTGAAGCGGCGGATGCAGGAGCCGGACGCGCCACCGCAGCGCATCACGCTCCAGCCGGCGCTGGCGCTCCGCGCTTCGTCGGGAGTCTCATAG
- a CDS encoding carbohydrate ABC transporter permease has product MAVTAPLSKIKTAAPARPRPKPGANLAFWAFVAPSLIGLIVFTLVPIGWGFLLSLSHAQNTIHPGHYVGLRNYTDMLTDEAFLRSLVTMVLYSLFIVPLTWGMSLGLALLVDKAGWGKSFWRTVFFIPSAVSYVVASLIWRISLFNGLSFGFANHLLAPFGIHPIAWVGTVDPPWYWLVLVTVRLWLQVGFYMIIFIAGLQEIPKSLYEAAAVDGAAPGWQTLRYITLPQLRNTSFSVLMLNLIAAFQAFDEFYNILGGGGQSAGNASLARPPLVYLYSTALGDQDFGRGAAGAFILTALICAVTLIPGKLFGLGRADK; this is encoded by the coding sequence ATGGCCGTAACCGCTCCGCTTTCAAAAATCAAAACCGCCGCGCCCGCGCGGCCGCGTCCTAAACCAGGAGCGAACCTGGCGTTCTGGGCATTTGTCGCGCCGTCGCTGATCGGCTTGATCGTGTTTACGCTGGTCCCGATCGGCTGGGGATTTCTCCTCAGCCTGTCGCATGCGCAGAACACCATTCATCCGGGGCACTATGTCGGGCTGCGCAACTATACCGATATGCTCACGGATGAGGCGTTTTTACGATCGCTGGTGACGATGGTGCTGTACTCGCTGTTCATCGTGCCGCTGACCTGGGGAATGTCGCTCGGGCTGGCGCTGCTGGTGGATAAGGCGGGGTGGGGGAAATCGTTCTGGCGGACGGTGTTCTTTATTCCCTCGGCGGTCTCGTACGTGGTGGCGTCGCTGATCTGGCGCATCAGCCTGTTCAATGGGCTCTCGTTCGGATTCGCCAATCACCTGCTCGCGCCGTTCGGAATCCATCCGATCGCCTGGGTGGGAACGGTGGACCCGCCGTGGTACTGGCTTGTGCTGGTGACCGTGCGTCTCTGGCTGCAAGTCGGCTTCTACATGATCATCTTCATCGCCGGGCTTCAAGAGATCCCAAAATCGCTGTACGAGGCGGCGGCGGTGGACGGCGCGGCGCCGGGATGGCAGACACTGCGCTATATCACGCTGCCGCAGCTGCGCAATACGTCGTTTTCGGTGCTGATGCTCAATCTCATCGCCGCGTTTCAGGCGTTCGACGAGTTTTACAATATTCTGGGCGGCGGCGGGCAGTCGGCGGGGAACGCCTCCCTGGCCCGTCCGCCGCTGGTCTACCTGTACTCGACGGCGCTGGGCGATCAGGACTTCGGACGCGGCGCGGCCGGCGCGTTTATTCTGACGGCGCTGATCTGCGCGGTCACGCTGATCCCCGGAAAGCTCTTTGGTCTGGGGCGAGCGGACAAGTGA
- a CDS encoding carbohydrate ABC transporter permease, translating to MKTRSQNFWSNAPRYVVLTALAVLFVLPFYLIVRNALMTDAQITAPGWIWLPPSPHWENFRALFDDHDNQMRTGLINSAVIAVVTLVFQTLFSSMAGYALARIPARGSGFVFGLVLATLMIPGAVTFVPAFAVMAYLGGVNTQWGVIAPGLFSAFSIFLFRQFYLRFPAEIEEAGRLDGLGYFGVYWHLLLPNSTSIMTALGVLTFIGSWNSFLWPLVIGQDPSSWTVQVVLSTFLTAQTMHLAQLFAAVAVAVLPLIVVFLVMQRSIVEGATFSGGKE from the coding sequence ATGAAGACGCGCTCTCAAAATTTTTGGTCGAACGCCCCGCGTTATGTCGTGCTGACGGCGCTGGCGGTGCTTTTCGTGCTGCCGTTTTACTTGATCGTGCGCAACGCGCTGATGACGGATGCGCAGATCACGGCGCCGGGCTGGATCTGGCTCCCGCCATCGCCGCACTGGGAAAACTTCCGGGCGCTGTTCGACGATCACGACAACCAGATGCGCACCGGGCTGATCAACTCCGCCGTGATCGCCGTCGTCACGCTCGTCTTCCAGACGCTGTTCTCGTCAATGGCGGGTTACGCGCTGGCCCGCATTCCCGCGCGCGGCAGCGGCTTCGTCTTTGGACTGGTCCTGGCGACTTTGATGATCCCCGGCGCGGTGACGTTTGTGCCCGCCTTCGCGGTCATGGCCTATCTGGGCGGCGTCAACACCCAGTGGGGCGTCATCGCGCCGGGTCTGTTTAGCGCCTTCTCCATCTTCTTGTTTCGCCAGTTCTATCTGCGCTTCCCGGCGGAGATCGAGGAAGCGGGGCGCCTGGACGGACTCGGATACTTCGGCGTTTACTGGCATTTGCTGCTGCCCAACTCCACCAGCATCATGACGGCTCTGGGCGTGCTGACATTCATCGGCAGCTGGAACTCATTCCTGTGGCCCCTCGTGATCGGCCAGGACCCCAGTTCCTGGACAGTCCAGGTCGTGCTCTCGACCTTCCTGACGGCCCAGACCATGCACCTCGCCCAGCTCTTCGCCGCCGTCGCCGTCGCGGTTCTGCCGCTGATCGTCGTCTTCCTGGTGATGCAGCGCTCGATTGTGG